One region of Nitrospinaceae bacterium genomic DNA includes:
- the yjdF gene encoding membrane protein: MTNRSFFSTLLSIFSAVFIWSAIGFHDAFTWFLEVLPAILGLGILFATYSKFPFTRIAYVLMLIHAVILMVGGHYTYAEVPLFDWIKEGLDLERNHYDRVGHLAQGFVPAIVGREILLRSSPLRPGKWLFFIVVCICLAFSAFYEFIEWWVALATGTAADAFLGTQGDIWDTQWDMALAMFGAVFSQILLTKTHDRALAGISKENRKAG, encoded by the coding sequence ATGACGAATCGATCGTTTTTCTCCACTCTCCTATCGATTTTTTCGGCAGTCTTTATCTGGTCTGCCATTGGTTTTCACGATGCATTCACCTGGTTTCTGGAAGTCCTGCCTGCGATTCTAGGCCTCGGAATTCTTTTTGCAACCTATTCAAAATTTCCTTTTACCCGGATCGCTTATGTGCTGATGTTGATCCACGCTGTGATCTTGATGGTTGGGGGCCACTACACCTATGCCGAGGTTCCGCTGTTTGACTGGATAAAAGAAGGATTGGATTTAGAGCGCAATCATTATGACCGGGTGGGTCACCTGGCCCAGGGATTTGTTCCGGCCATTGTAGGCAGGGAAATTTTATTGCGCTCCTCTCCGTTGCGACCTGGAAAATGGCTGTTCTTTATCGTTGTGTGTATTTGCCTGGCCTTCAGTGCATTTTACGAATTCATCGAATGGTGGGTGGCGCTGGCGACCGGAACCGCCGCGGATGCGTTCCTTGGCACACAGGGGGATATTTGGGACACGCAATGGGACATGGCCTTGGCCATGTTTGGAGCGGTTTTTTCACAAATACTGTTGACTAAAACTCATGACCGGGCTTTGGCCGGGATTTCAAAAGAGAATCGAAAGGCAGGCTGA